The window GTTGCAATAACGTCTTTGCTGATAGACGCTGTGATTTCTGTCCCTACAGCCAGCGGTTTTGCGTTTGCACCGTAGGCTTCCACCGAAACTATTTTTAACTGGCAGTGGAATCCATCGTCAACAGGCTCGAGGCTGAGTACTTCAGCGGTGAGATGCACGCTGCCTGGGGCTGGAGCAACAGGGGGGATGGGCTTTTCAACTTCAGCCATTTCCTCGTTTTCGGGTGCGTTTTGCTGGCTTTTTTTCTTTGCAGAAGAGCAGCCGCCCAGCAAAGACATGCTGAACAGCAAGAGACAGATTGTGTATAGGTTCATGCTGCGAACGAAGTAAATTTCACGGAAGGTAATCAGGCGGATACTACGGGGCGCCCCTTCCATGTGACCCTGCCGGTAAGATGATTCCATGCAGAGTCTAATTGTAAAGTCGAACCAAGGATGTAGCAAAGCGGAGCAATCAGCGAAATAGTGAACGAAAAACCACTTCGATGATCGGTTAGAAGCTTATTGAAGTAAACAAGAAATAGCAAACGGGGCTCCAGAAAGGCCGGCAATACAAATATTGTAGCAAACAACGCAAATATGCCCACAAACAGCAGGAGGTTGTTGCCCATCAATAAGTAAACGTTTTTCCTGAACCCGCGCCAGGCCTCAGCAAAGCTGTCGTACATGTGTACAGCTACTTCGCTTTGTACATCTACCAGCGCAGGTGATATACCCTGTTTTTTGAGGTATCGGCCGATTAACACATCCTCTAAGATTTCGCCGGCAACCTGTGCATGGGGTTGGTGCTTCTGGTAGGTAGGCGCATCGATCATCCAACACTGTCCGTTTAGCACCCCGAGTGAGGAAAAAGGCAGCCAGCGGACAAGCAGCCAGGGAATGGAAGCAAGAATAGAATGGGTAGCGAGGCTAACAAGCGTGAGGCCTTTGCCTTTGTATGCCGGCATGCTGGTCAGTACGCTATGCGCAGGAAGAGACTGGAAGGCTGCAACAAGCCGGCCCAGCGCACCCGGGTCCTGCAACACCGTATCTGCATCCAGAAACAGCATAAGCTCACCTTTTGCATGGCGAGAGGCTTGATGCAATGCATGTACTTTACCCGTCCAACCATCAGGCGGGCCAGTGCCTCGCAGTGTGCATATTCTCTCATCTGCGTACGCTGAAATTACTGCACAGGTATCGTCTTCAGAGGCATCATCATACACAATGAGCTGGAAATTGTCGAACCGCTGGTTGAGTACGCTTGGCAGTAACCTGCGTAGATTTTTTGCCTCGTTACGCGCAGGAATGAGGATCGAAACCAGGGGCTGGTTGGTTGATATGCC of the Bacteroidota bacterium genome contains:
- a CDS encoding glycosyltransferase family 2 protein; translated protein: RATLGPLSHLSHCSRTALQPLLGPFSDYFVVASHFVIALIFFSNLFYLWRRKTLSRKGEGISTNQPLVSILIPARNEAKNLRRLLPSVLNQRFDNFQLIVYDDASEDDTCAVISAYADERICTLRGTGPPDGWTGKVHALHQASRHAKGELMLFLDADTVLQDPGALGRLVAAFQSLPAHSVLTSMPAYKGKGLTLVSLATHSILASIPWLLVRWLPFSSLGVLNGQCWMIDAPTYQKHQPHAQVAGEILEDVLIGRYLKKQGISPALVDVQSEVAVHMYDSFAEAWRGFRKNVYLLMGNNLLLFVGIFALFATIFVLPAFLEPRLLFLVYFNKLLTDHRSGFSFTISLIAPLCYILGSTLQLDSAWNHLTGRVTWKGRPVVSA